The Faecalibacterium sp. I3-3-89 sequence GACGTTTCCGCCCTGCCCGACGTGCGGGAGGGGGATGAGGCCATCCTCTGGGGCGGCACGGTAAGCGACAGCGCCGAGACCATCGCCCGCAAGACCGATACCATTTCTTACGAGGTGCTCTGCGGCGTTTCCCGCCGGGTGCCCCGCGTTTATCTGGAAAACGGCGGCGTCAAGGCCGTCGAAGACTGGATCCTATAAATTTCGGAGGAACTACATGGCAAGAGACAACATCCGCAACTTCTGCATCATCGCGCACATCGACCACGGCAAATCCACCCTGTCCGACCGCATCCTCGAGCTGACCAAGAGCGTAGACGAGCGGACGATGGAGGACCAGATCCTCGACAACATGGACATTGAGCGGGAACGCGGCATCACCATCAAGGCCCGCGCCGTCACCATGAACTACACCGCCAAGGACGGCAAGGTGTACGAGTTCAACCTCATCGACACCCCGGGCCATGTGGACTTCGCCTACGAGGTCAGCCGCAGCCTCGCCGCCTGTGAAGGTGCCATCCTCGTGGTGGACGCCACGCAGGGCGTGGAGGCCCAGACCCTCGCCAACACCTATATGGCGCTGGAGCACGACCTCGAGCTGGTGCCCATCCTGAACAAGATCGACCTGCCCTCGGCCCATCCAGACGAGGTGGCGCAGGAGGTGGAGGATGTCATCGGCCTGCCCTGCCTCGACGCCCCCCGCGTCTCGGCCAAGACCGGTCTGAACATCGATCAGGTGCTGGAGCGGGTGGTCAGCAGCGACATCCCCGCCCCCACCGGCGACCCCGACGCCCCCCTCAAGGCCCTCATCTTCGACAGCATCTATGACAGCTACAAGGGCGTCATCGTCTATATCCGCGTCTTTGAGGGCACGGTGAAGCCCGGCGACACCATCCGTCTGATGGCCACCGGCGCACAGTTCACGCTGGTGGAGGTGGGCCACATGGGTGCCACCAGCCTGACCCCCTGCGCCCAGCTGCAGGCCGGCGAGGTCGGCTACCTGACCGCCAGCATCAAGACTGTGCAGGACACCCGCGTGGGCGACACCGTCACGCTGGCCGACAACCCCACCGCCGAGGCCCTGCCCGGCTACCGTCAGGTCAAGCCGATGGTCTTCTGCGGCATCTACCCCGCCGACGGCGCAAAGTACCCCGACCTGAAGGACGCGCTGGAAAAGCTGCAGCTCAACGACGCCTCCCTGACCTTCGAGCTGGAGACCAGCGCCGCGCTGGGCTTCGGCTTCCGCTGCGGCTTCCTCGGTCTGCTCCACATGGAAATCATCACCGAGCGTCTTGAGCGGGAATTTGACCTCGACCTCATCACCACCACCCCCAGCGTCCGCTACCGTCTGACCCTCACCGACGGCACAGTGGAGCTGATCGACAACCCCTCCAGCTACCCCGACCCCTCCAACATCGTCAAGCAGGAGGAGCCGTTCGTGGACGTCCACCTCTACACCCCCAACGAATATGTGGGCAGCCTGATGGACCTGTGCCAGAACAAGCGCGGCGTCCTCATCGACATGAAGTATCTGGACGACGTCCGCGTGGACCTGCACTACGCCCTGCCGCTGGGCGAGATCGTCTACGACTTCTTCGACGCCATCAAGAGCCGGAGCCGCGGCTACGCCAGCTACGATTACGAGTTCAAGGAGTACCGCGAGAGCGATCTGGTCAAGCTGGACTTCCTGCTCAACGGCGACCCTGTGGATGCCCTGTCCATGATCGTCTTCCGGGACAACGCCTACGCCAAGGGACGCCGCATCTGCGAGAAGCTGCGGGACAACATCCCCCGCAACCTCTTCGAGATCCCCGTTCAGGCAGCCATCGGCGGCAAGATCATCGCCCGCGAGACGGTCAAGGCCATGCGCAAGGACGTGCTGGCCAAGTGCTACGGCGGCGACATCTCCCGCAAAAAGAAGCTGCTGGAAAAGCAGAAGGAAGGCAAGAAGAAGATGCGCCAGCTCGGCTCTGTCTCCCTGCCCAGCGAGGCTTTCACCGCAGTCCTCAAGCTCGACAGCGACGACGATTGATCCGCACACCCTTCCCCTCCCATCCGGAGGGGATTTTTTTGACGGCTTGGCTAAGATTCTTATCCCCGAGTATTGACCTTTGCATCAAAATTGTGTAAAATATACATAACATTGAAACAAATTGTCATTTTCTGTCACTTGTAGTCAAATATTTCCACTTTGTATTCCTAGAATCATACATGAAACAAGAAAGAGTTGATGCAACTATGCGGATCGCTATGGTAGGGCACAAGCGGGTGCCCTCACGGGAAGGAGGGATCGAGGTCGTTGTAGAGGAGCTGGCCGCGCGGATGGTGATGCACGGCCACAGCGTCACCTGCTACAACCGCACCGGCCATCACGTCAGCGGAAAAGAATACGACATCGAGCACCTCGACGAATACCGTGGCATCCGGCTCAAGCGGGTGCCCACCATCGACCGCAAGGGCCTTGCGGCGGTAGACTGTTCCAGCTCCGTGACCTTGGTGTTGTTGGTGGCGATGCTCTTCTGGGCCTCCACCGCCGAGCTGAGCAGATCGTTGGCCTGCAGGGCCAGATCGTCGATGCCGATCTTGGTGCGGGACATATAGAACGCACCGTCGTTGTCATAGGTGGGGATGAGCACCGAGGAGACCATCTTGTTGTTGTAGTTGTCCAGAATGGTCATGTAGATCGCGCTCTTCTGGGAGTCGCTCATCTCGTCCCACCGCAGGGTGCGGTTCAGCTCGTTGAGGTCGTCGATGCAGCGGAAATTGTTCTTGGCCACGCCTTTTTCCCAGATGTAGCTCTGGTATTCCCGGAGGGTATAGCCCTGCAGGTTCTGTACCTGCTTCTTGATGGCACTGTAGCTCTGGCCGCTGGCGGAGAGATAGGAGCCATCCTGATCGTTGCGCACCGTGAGGTAGTTGTTGACCCGGTCGATCATCATGCTGAAGTAGGAGCCGATCTCCTCGTAGTCCATGTCGCTGTAGTCATCGTCGATGTCCAGCGAGGTGGCGTTGACCCGGTAATCTGCGGTGAACCGCTTGAGGTATACCCGACATATCTCGTCGAGGAAGTCCTGCACCGTGATCTTCCCCCAGAGCGTCCACGGCAGCTTGACCGAGAGATAATAGGACGAGCTGATGTAATAATCGTCCTCCTTGGTCACGATCCGGCTGGTGGTGGGGCTGATGGAGATGCAGTCCGCGAGGTCGGCGGTCGTCAGGTCGTCCTGCAGGCCGGTGGCCTGTAAGATGGCCTCGAGATACTCCTGCGTCAGGAACTCCGACTCGCTGAAGCGTGCGCCGTTGGGCGTCTTGCCGGTGACACTCTCCTCATAGTTCAGGGACATGGTGGTGCTGGCCCCAAAGCTCTTGACGGTGGTAAGTACGAACATGAACCCCAGCGTGCACACCACGCCCACGGCAAAGAGCCAGCGCACCTTCTGCACGAAGACCTCGAACAGAAGGCGGAAGGAGAGAAGGCTGTTGAGGAAGTCGTGAACGGACGAAAAGGCCG is a genomic window containing:
- the lepA gene encoding translation elongation factor 4, which codes for MARDNIRNFCIIAHIDHGKSTLSDRILELTKSVDERTMEDQILDNMDIERERGITIKARAVTMNYTAKDGKVYEFNLIDTPGHVDFAYEVSRSLAACEGAILVVDATQGVEAQTLANTYMALEHDLELVPILNKIDLPSAHPDEVAQEVEDVIGLPCLDAPRVSAKTGLNIDQVLERVVSSDIPAPTGDPDAPLKALIFDSIYDSYKGVIVYIRVFEGTVKPGDTIRLMATGAQFTLVEVGHMGATSLTPCAQLQAGEVGYLTASIKTVQDTRVGDTVTLADNPTAEALPGYRQVKPMVFCGIYPADGAKYPDLKDALEKLQLNDASLTFELETSAALGFGFRCGFLGLLHMEIITERLEREFDLDLITTTPSVRYRLTLTDGTVELIDNPSSYPDPSNIVKQEEPFVDVHLYTPNEYVGSLMDLCQNKRGVLIDMKYLDDVRVDLHYALPLGEIVYDFFDAIKSRSRGYASYDYEFKEYRESDLVKLDFLLNGDPVDALSMIVFRDNAYAKGRRICEKLRDNIPRNLFEIPVQAAIGGKIIARETVKAMRKDVLAKCYGGDISRKKKLLEKQKEGKKKMRQLGSVSLPSEAFTAVLKLDSDDD